A part of Acidimicrobiales bacterium genomic DNA contains:
- a CDS encoding glutamate synthase subunit beta: protein MGELTGFLKWDREAPTRRPVPVRLRDWKEVYEPFPADRLKLQAGRCMDCGIPFCNNGCPLGNLIPDWNDLVYREHWRDAIERLHATNNFPEFTGRLCPAPCEAACVLGINADPVSIKQVEVEIIDRAWAEGWVAPQPPAVETGRAVAVVGSGPAGLAAAQQLRRAGHRVVVFERADRIGGLLRYGIPEFKMEKRVLDRRLAQMEAEGVEFRVSADVGVDVAVDDLRRQFDAIVLAGGATVARGLPIPGHDLNGVHQAMEFLPIANRVQQGDLAEPTITAEGKHVVIIGGGDTGADCLGTVHRQGCLSVHQFEIMPRPPDHRPTANPWPTYPMQYKVTSAHEEGGERVFSVNTEMFVGDDQGNVRGLRAHEVEQRFVDGRMVFEKVPGSDFELPCELVLLAMGFTGAQVPGMLEALGVEIDARGNVARDGGWRTNVEGVFVCGDMGRGQSLIVWAIAEGRACAAAVDEALMGETMLPAPIAPTARPLT, encoded by the coding sequence ATGGGTGAGCTCACCGGGTTCCTGAAGTGGGATCGGGAAGCGCCCACGCGCCGCCCGGTGCCCGTGCGGCTCCGCGACTGGAAGGAGGTGTACGAGCCCTTCCCGGCCGACAGGCTCAAGCTCCAGGCCGGCCGGTGCATGGACTGCGGCATCCCCTTCTGCAACAACGGGTGCCCGCTCGGCAACCTCATCCCCGACTGGAACGACCTCGTCTACCGGGAGCACTGGCGCGACGCCATCGAGCGGCTGCACGCCACCAACAACTTCCCCGAGTTCACCGGGCGGCTCTGCCCGGCGCCCTGCGAGGCGGCCTGCGTGCTGGGCATCAACGCCGATCCCGTCAGCATCAAGCAGGTGGAGGTCGAGATCATCGATCGGGCCTGGGCCGAGGGCTGGGTGGCGCCGCAGCCGCCGGCGGTGGAGACGGGTCGCGCCGTCGCGGTCGTGGGGTCGGGGCCGGCGGGCCTGGCCGCCGCCCAGCAGCTGCGCCGGGCCGGGCACCGGGTGGTGGTGTTCGAGCGGGCCGACCGCATCGGCGGACTGCTGCGCTACGGCATCCCCGAGTTCAAGATGGAGAAGCGGGTCCTCGACCGTCGCCTGGCCCAGATGGAGGCCGAAGGGGTCGAGTTCCGCGTCAGCGCCGACGTGGGCGTCGACGTGGCGGTCGACGACCTCCGCCGCCAGTTCGACGCCATCGTCCTGGCCGGTGGGGCCACGGTGGCCCGGGGTCTGCCGATCCCCGGGCACGACCTGAACGGGGTGCACCAGGCGATGGAGTTCCTGCCGATCGCCAACCGGGTGCAGCAGGGAGACCTGGCCGAGCCCACGATCACCGCCGAGGGCAAGCACGTGGTGATCATCGGCGGCGGCGACACGGGCGCCGACTGCCTGGGCACGGTTCACCGCCAGGGCTGCCTGTCGGTCCACCAGTTCGAGATCATGCCCCGGCCACCCGATCACCGGCCGACGGCCAACCCCTGGCCGACGTATCCCATGCAGTACAAGGTCACCTCGGCCCACGAGGAGGGCGGCGAGCGCGTCTTCTCGGTGAACACCGAGATGTTCGTCGGCGACGACCAGGGGAACGTGCGGGGGCTGCGGGCCCACGAGGTGGAGCAGCGGTTCGTCGACGGCCGCATGGTGTTCGAGAAGGTCCCCGGGTCCGACTTCGAGCTGCCGTGCGAGCTGGTGCTGCTGGCCATGGGCTTCACCGGGGCCCAGGTCCCGGGGATGCTCGAGGCCCTCGGCGTCGAGATCGACGCCCGGGGCAACGTGGCCCGTGACGGCGGTTGGAGGACGAACGTCGAGGGTGTGTTCGTGTGCGGCGACATGGGACGCGGCCAGAGCCTGATCGTGTGGGCCATCGCCGAGGGCCGGGCCTGCGCCGCCGCGGTCGACGAGGCGCTCATGGGCGAGACCATGCTGCCGGCACCGATCGCGCCCACGGCCCGCCCCCTCACCTAG
- the gltB gene encoding glutamate synthase large subunit — protein MPHDLPVPQGLYDPRFEHDACGVSFVVDLQGRRSHRLVELGIGALRNLEHRGAAGCEVNTGDGAGILIQVPDAFYRAVVPFELPPAGAYATGLVFLPVDVGQAGETCRQIEAIVADEGLRTLGWRDVPFDDSMIGSTAKAVEPRFRQVFVAGPPDAPLAGLDLERRAFVVRKRVEHGVVVGAPGGEQPTVANGGLPPYFPSLSGRTIVYKGMLTTPQLRTFFPDLADDRTESALALVHSRFSTNTFPSWPLAHPYRFVAHNGEINTLQGNRNWMRAREALLATDLIPGDLERVFPIITPGASDSASFDECLELLHLGGRSLPHAVLMMIPEAWENHGSMPAEKKAFYQFHASLMEPWDGPASIAFTDGTVIGAVLDRNGLRPSRYWVTADDLVIMASEVGVVDVPPDRVVKKGRLQPGKMFLVDTEQGRIVDDEEIKAGLAAEHPYGEWLRRGLVRLDDLPEREHKIWGHESVMRRLQTFGYTHEELKIIVGPMAKNGYEPIGSMGNDTPIAVLSNRSRLLFDYFAQLFAQVTNPPLDAIREELVTSLFTTIGPEGNLLQPTPQSCRQISLHHPIIDNDELERLIDANDDGEYPEFQSVTLRGLYPVAGGGEALRAALEDLCRQASAAIADGASVIVLSDRDSDEELAPIPSLLFTGAIHHHLIREKTRTRVGLVVEAGDAREVHHMCLLLGYGAGAINPYLAFEAIEDLVLEGLLVDIDAEKAVRNYIKAANKGVLKVMSKMGISTVASYTGAQVFEAIGLGSEVVDRYFTGTVSRLGGVGLDVLAAEVARRHATAYPPRPTERAHRTLELGGEYQWRREGEYHLFNPETVFKLQHATRAKRYEVFKEYTSLVDQQAAHLATLRGLFRLRTDERPPVPVDEVEPVSEIVKRFATGAMSYGSISKEAHETLAIAMNRIGGKSNTGEGGEDPDRFVPDPNGDLRRSAIKQVASGRFGVTSEYLVNADDLQIKMAQGAKPGEGGQLPGHKVYPWIAKTRHSTPGVGLISPPPHHDIYSIEDLAQLIHDLKNSNPEARVHVKLVAEVGVGTVAAGVSKAHADVVLISGHDGGTGASPLTSLKHAGAPWELGLAETQQTLLLNGLRDRIVVQVDGQMKTGRDVVIAALLGAEEFGFATAPLVVSGCVMMRVCHLDTCPVGVATQNPELRERFSGKPEFVVTFFEYVAEEVRELLAELGFRTLAEAIGHAELLDVQAAVDHWKASGLDLTPVLTMPDLGLNEARYCVQKQDHGLDRALDHTLIQLCEGALDDRQPVSLELPIRNVNRTVGTMLGFEVTRRFGGEGLPDDTIRLHFRGSAGQSFGAFVPRGITMRLEGDANDYLGKGLSGGRLVVHPDRDAPFVAEDNVIAGNVILYGATAGEVFLRGVVGERFCVRNSGATAVVEGVGDHACEYMTGGRVVVLGPTGRNVGAGMSGGVAYVHDPHDELPNLVNYEMVDLDPLEEDDFDFLREIIARHRDETGSAVASRLLDDWWNQLEHFKKVMPKDYKRILQATKDAEERGIPVLEAVMAASHG, from the coding sequence ATGCCCCACGACCTCCCCGTGCCCCAGGGGCTCTACGACCCCCGCTTCGAGCACGACGCCTGCGGTGTCAGCTTCGTCGTCGACCTGCAGGGCCGGCGCTCGCACCGCCTCGTCGAGCTCGGCATCGGCGCGCTGCGCAACCTCGAGCATCGGGGCGCGGCAGGCTGCGAGGTGAACACCGGCGACGGGGCCGGGATCCTCATCCAGGTGCCCGACGCCTTCTACCGGGCGGTCGTGCCCTTCGAGCTCCCACCAGCGGGGGCCTACGCGACCGGCCTGGTCTTCCTGCCCGTCGACGTGGGCCAGGCCGGCGAGACCTGCCGGCAGATCGAGGCGATCGTCGCCGACGAGGGCCTGCGCACCCTCGGGTGGCGGGACGTCCCGTTCGACGACTCGATGATCGGCTCCACCGCGAAGGCGGTGGAGCCCCGCTTCCGGCAGGTGTTCGTCGCCGGTCCCCCCGACGCGCCCCTCGCCGGCCTCGACCTCGAGCGGCGGGCATTCGTGGTCCGCAAGCGCGTCGAGCACGGCGTGGTGGTCGGCGCGCCCGGGGGCGAGCAGCCCACGGTGGCCAACGGCGGGCTCCCGCCGTACTTCCCGAGCCTGTCCGGCCGCACGATCGTGTACAAGGGCATGCTCACCACGCCCCAGCTGCGCACGTTCTTCCCCGACCTGGCCGACGACCGCACGGAGAGCGCACTGGCCCTGGTGCACAGCCGCTTCTCCACCAACACGTTCCCCTCGTGGCCGCTGGCGCACCCGTACCGGTTCGTGGCCCACAACGGCGAGATCAACACCCTGCAGGGCAACCGCAACTGGATGCGGGCCCGCGAGGCCCTGCTCGCCACCGACCTCATCCCGGGCGACCTGGAGCGCGTCTTCCCGATCATCACCCCCGGCGCCAGCGACTCGGCCAGCTTCGACGAGTGCCTGGAGCTGCTGCACCTCGGTGGGCGCTCGCTGCCGCACGCCGTGCTGATGATGATCCCCGAGGCGTGGGAGAACCACGGCTCGATGCCCGCGGAGAAGAAGGCCTTCTACCAGTTCCACGCGTCCCTCATGGAGCCGTGGGACGGGCCCGCGTCCATCGCCTTCACCGACGGCACCGTGATCGGTGCCGTGCTCGACCGCAACGGCCTCCGCCCGAGCCGCTACTGGGTGACGGCCGACGACCTGGTCATCATGGCGAGCGAGGTCGGCGTGGTCGACGTGCCGCCCGACCGGGTCGTGAAGAAGGGCCGACTCCAGCCCGGGAAGATGTTCCTCGTCGACACCGAGCAGGGGCGCATCGTCGACGACGAGGAGATCAAGGCCGGCCTGGCGGCCGAGCACCCCTACGGGGAGTGGCTGCGTCGGGGCCTGGTGCGGCTCGACGACCTGCCCGAGCGCGAGCACAAGATCTGGGGCCACGAGTCGGTCATGCGCCGGCTGCAGACGTTCGGCTACACCCACGAGGAGCTGAAGATCATCGTGGGCCCGATGGCCAAGAACGGCTACGAGCCCATCGGCTCGATGGGCAACGACACCCCGATCGCGGTGCTGTCGAACCGGTCGCGACTCCTGTTCGACTACTTCGCCCAGCTCTTCGCGCAGGTGACCAACCCGCCCCTGGACGCGATCCGCGAGGAGCTGGTCACCTCGCTCTTCACGACGATCGGACCCGAGGGCAACCTCCTGCAGCCGACGCCGCAGAGCTGCCGGCAGATCAGCCTCCACCACCCGATCATCGACAACGACGAGCTCGAGCGGCTGATCGACGCCAACGACGACGGCGAGTACCCCGAGTTCCAGTCGGTGACCCTCCGCGGGCTCTACCCGGTCGCGGGCGGGGGCGAGGCGCTCCGCGCCGCCCTGGAGGACCTCTGCCGGCAGGCCAGCGCGGCCATCGCCGACGGCGCCAGCGTGATCGTGCTCTCCGACCGGGACTCCGACGAGGAGCTCGCGCCCATCCCGTCGCTGCTGTTCACCGGCGCCATCCACCACCACCTGATCCGCGAGAAGACGCGCACCAGGGTCGGCCTGGTGGTCGAGGCCGGCGACGCCCGCGAGGTGCACCACATGTGCCTCCTGCTCGGGTACGGCGCAGGCGCCATCAACCCGTACCTCGCCTTCGAGGCCATCGAGGACCTCGTGCTCGAGGGCCTGCTCGTCGACATCGACGCCGAGAAGGCCGTGCGCAACTACATCAAGGCGGCCAACAAGGGCGTGCTGAAGGTGATGTCGAAGATGGGCATCTCCACCGTCGCGTCCTACACCGGCGCCCAGGTGTTCGAGGCCATCGGACTGGGCTCGGAGGTCGTCGACCGCTACTTCACCGGCACGGTGAGCCGCCTCGGCGGGGTGGGGCTCGACGTGCTCGCGGCCGAGGTCGCCCGCCGGCACGCCACCGCGTACCCGCCGCGGCCCACCGAGCGCGCCCACCGCACCCTCGAGCTCGGGGGCGAGTACCAGTGGCGCCGCGAGGGCGAGTACCACCTGTTCAACCCCGAGACGGTGTTCAAGCTCCAGCACGCGACCCGCGCCAAGCGCTACGAGGTCTTCAAGGAGTACACGAGCCTCGTCGACCAGCAGGCGGCCCACCTGGCCACGCTCCGGGGGCTGTTCCGCCTGCGGACGGACGAGCGGCCGCCGGTGCCCGTCGACGAGGTCGAGCCGGTCTCGGAGATCGTCAAGCGCTTCGCCACCGGCGCCATGAGCTACGGCTCGATCTCGAAGGAGGCCCACGAGACCCTCGCCATCGCCATGAACCGCATCGGCGGCAAGAGCAACACCGGCGAGGGCGGCGAGGACCCCGACCGCTTCGTGCCCGACCCCAACGGCGACCTGCGCCGCTCGGCCATCAAGCAGGTGGCGTCGGGCCGCTTTGGCGTGACCAGCGAGTACCTGGTGAACGCCGACGACCTGCAGATCAAGATGGCCCAGGGCGCCAAGCCCGGCGAGGGCGGCCAGCTGCCGGGCCACAAGGTGTACCCGTGGATCGCCAAGACCCGGCACTCCACGCCGGGTGTGGGGCTGATCAGCCCGCCGCCGCACCACGACATCTACTCCATCGAGGACCTGGCCCAGCTCATCCACGACCTCAAGAACTCCAACCCGGAGGCCCGGGTGCACGTGAAGCTGGTGGCCGAGGTGGGCGTGGGCACGGTGGCCGCGGGCGTGTCGAAGGCCCACGCCGACGTGGTGCTCATCTCCGGCCACGACGGCGGCACCGGCGCCTCGCCGCTCACCTCGCTCAAGCACGCCGGAGCCCCGTGGGAGCTGGGGCTGGCCGAGACCCAGCAGACCCTGCTCCTGAACGGGCTGCGCGACCGGATCGTGGTGCAGGTCGACGGCCAGATGAAGACCGGCCGCGACGTGGTGATCGCCGCGCTGCTCGGTGCCGAGGAGTTCGGCTTCGCCACCGCCCCGCTGGTGGTGTCGGGCTGCGTGATGATGCGGGTCTGCCACCTCGACACCTGCCCGGTGGGCGTGGCCACCCAGAACCCGGAGCTCCGCGAGCGCTTCAGCGGCAAGCCCGAGTTCGTCGTCACGTTCTTCGAGTACGTCGCCGAGGAGGTGCGCGAGCTGCTCGCCGAGCTGGGCTTCCGCACGCTCGCCGAGGCGATCGGCCACGCCGAGCTGCTCGACGTGCAGGCGGCCGTCGACCACTGGAAGGCGTCGGGCCTCGACCTCACCCCCGTCCTCACGATGCCCGACCTCGGGCTCAACGAGGCCCGCTACTGCGTCCAGAAGCAGGACCACGGCCTCGACCGGGCCCTCGACCACACCCTCATCCAGTTGTGCGAGGGGGCGCTCGACGATCGCCAGCCGGTGAGCCTCGAGCTGCCGATCCGCAACGTGAACCGCACGGTCGGCACGATGCTCGGCTTCGAGGTCACCCGGCGCTTCGGCGGCGAGGGGCTGCCCGACGACACGATCCGGCTCCACTTCCGGGGCTCGGCGGGCCAGAGCTTCGGCGCCTTCGTGCCGAGGGGCATCACGATGCGCCTCGAGGGCGACGCCAACGACTACCTCGGCAAGGGCCTGTCCGGCGGGCGCCTGGTGGTGCACCCCGATCGCGACGCCCCCTTCGTCGCCGAGGACAACGTGATCGCCGGCAACGTCATCCTCTACGGGGCCACGGCGGGGGAGGTGTTCCTGCGGGGCGTCGTGGGTGAGCGTTTCTGCGTGCGCAACTCCGGGGCCACGGCGGTCGTCGAGGGGGTCGGCGACCACGCGTGCGAGTACATGACCGGCGGGCGCGTGGTGGTGCTCGGCCCCACCGGGCGCAACGTCGGGGCCGGCATGTCGGGGGGAGTGGCCTACGTCCACGACCCGCACGACGAGCTCCCGAACCTCGTGAACTACGAGATGGTCGACCTCGACCCGCTCGAAGAGGACGACTTCGACTTCCTCCGGGAGATCATCGCCCGGCACCGCGACGAGACCGGCTCGGCCGTCGCCTCCCGCCTCCTCGACGACTGGTGGAACCAGCTCGAGCACTTCAAGAAGGTCATGCCCAAGGACTACAAGCGGATCCTGCAGGCCACCAAGGACGCGGAGGAGCGGGGCATCCCGGTCCTCGAGGCAGTGATGGCGGCGTCGCATGGGTGA